Proteins encoded within one genomic window of Carassius carassius chromosome 22, fCarCar2.1, whole genome shotgun sequence:
- the LOC132099144 gene encoding gastrula zinc finger protein XlCGF49.1-like, producing the protein MEFIKEEREDVKIEDTFRVKHEDTEEQTKMEFIKEESEDVKIETLRVKQEETETQTDLKEESEELNEMQDKDHYKKQHEFITGQKSFSCSQTAKTSSRKRARKTRSRSNFTCQQCGKSFSHQGKLEVHMRIHTGEKPFICKQCGKSFNEHGNLRVHMRIHTEEKPFTCSQCGKSFTHKSTFNAHMTIHTGEKPYTCKLCGNNFVGKGSFNMHMRIHTGEKPYTCSQCGKSFTQQGNFKRHKRIHTGEKPFTCKLCGNSFTRQTSFNGHMRIHTREKH; encoded by the exons atggagtttattaaagaggagagagaagacgtgaagattgaagacacattcagagtcaaacatgaagatactgaggaacaaacaaagatggagtttattaaagaggagagtgaagatgtGAAGATTGAAACATTAAGAGTCAAACAAGAAGAAACTGAGacacaaacag ACCTGAAAGAAGAGAGTGAAGAACTGAATGAAATGCAAGATAAAGATCattacaaaaaacaacatgaattcATAACTGGACAAAAATCATTTAGTTGCTCACAGACAGCAAAGACTTCCTCACGAAAAAGAGCTCGAAAGACTAGATCTAGAAGTaatttcacctgccaacagtgtggaaagagtttcagccATCAAGGAAAACTTGaagtccacatgagaattcacactggagagaagcccttcatctgcaaacagtgtggaaagagtttcaatgAACATGGAAACCTTAGAGtccacatgaggattcacactgaagagaagcctttcacctgctctcaatgtggaaagagttttactcaTAAAAGCACTTTTAATGCCCACATGACTATTCACacaggagagaagccttacacctgcaaactgtgtggaAATAATTTTGTTGGAAAAGGAAGCTTTAACATgcacatgaggattcacactggTGAGAAGCCTTACACATGCTCTCAGTGCGGAAAGAGTTTCACTCAACAAGGAAACTTTAAGAGGCAcaagagaattcacactggagagaagccattcACATGTAAACTGTGTGGAAACAGTTTCACACGACAAACAAGCTTTAACGGGCATATGAGAATTCACACCAGAGAGAAGCATTAA